The Marivirga salinae DNA window TAGTCCAGAACCAATTTGTAATTTTAAATTTACTTTCAAGGTGGGATCATTTATGAAATTATCTTGAAAAAAAATCGCTGCAGTCACTCTTTGATCAGTTGGCCTTCTAATATATCCTCTATTATCTTCTTCTACATTCTCTCTTGTAGAAAGCAAGCCTAGGCTAAACCAAGATTCCATATCAGGTATAAACTCACCGCTAAAACGAAAGTCAGCACCATAAGCATATCCTTCTGCAGTAAGTTCAGGTCGGTACCGTAACCTGATATTATCTACATCAAAAGGAATAATATCATAAAGATATTTGTAATAAAGAGAAGAATTTAGTTGAAAAGGTCTGTTCCATAATTCTATATTTTTGGTATAATTTCCTACAAAATGTAATGCAGATTGAGCTCGTACATCAGGTGTAATATTGCCAAAAAAGTCTCTCAGTTCTCTGTAAAAAGGATATTGTCTATAAAGTCCAGTTGAAAAATTGAATTGTCCGCTTTTATCAGAATGTAAAATAACTTGATACTGAACTCGAGGACTTAACAACCATTCATCTGTATTGGAACCATAATTTAATCTAATACCAGAATTTAAAGAATGCCGATTATTGATTTGCCATTCATGCTGCACATAAACATTTGCAAATGTCGCTTGTAAATTATTTTCCTGCTTAATTACTCGATTAACTTGTGCGAAATCAGCGGAATCTTTGAATTCATATTCATCTAGATAATCATTTACATACTGTTTCTTATACTCTACACCAAAAGCCAATAGATGGTCTTTTTGTATTTGCCAATCATTTCGAATAATGGCTTGAGCAACCTGTGCATATAAGAAATTGCGCGCATAATTATAATTAGCTCCAATACCTCTAAGACTAATGCATTCATCAAAAGAATCAGAAGAAAGATCTCTATCCACTTCACACAACCTATAGAAACCCTCAGTATTAATGTATTCAAATTCGGAAGTAGAAAATGCAGATAAAATCACTGAAGTTCGGAAATTATCATTAAACAAATGACGCAATCTAGCCCCGCCTTGAAAACTTCTGTAACTTAAAGATTCTGCTCCTTCATATGACACAAATAGTCTTAATTTCTCCTGAAAAGGACCAAAATCAGTTTCTCTTGAAGCCGGCTCTAATCGATAATCATTTTGAGCAAATACCCCCAATAAATCTAAAGTAGTTTTATCAGAAAATCTGTAATTGTAGAAAGCTTGAAAATCGAGAAACCTTGGTAAGTAATTCCCTGAAGTTTCGAAAGTATTAAAGAGATATTTTGCGTTTTTATATCTTAACCCAAGTAATAAATTATCCTTTTTATTAAATTGGGTAGACAAATAGCCAGAAGCTCCTAAAAGGCCAAGATTAATATTCCCTTCTGTTTCCTCCGTTTTTTTATAGTCAATGAGAAGATTACTGGATAATTTATCTCCATATTTTGCTTCCCATCCTCCTGCTGAGAACTCTATATTACCCACCAAATCGGGATTAATAAAACTCAAGCCTTCTTGTTGACCTGCTCTTACTAGAAATGGTCTGTAAATTTCCATTCCATTTACATAAACCAAATTCTCATCAAAATTCCCACCTCTCACCGCATAGGAACTACTCAATTCATTATTGGAAACTACACCGGGTAGCGTAGTCAGTAATTGATTAAATTCATTGAAAGGAGTTGCAGTTTCATTTACAGAAAGAGGTTCTATTTTTTGTAAGCCATTTTTGGGTAAATTATTATTCTGACCGCTAACATCCACTTGTTGAAGAAGTAAGTTATCAACTTGCATTTGGATCATTGCAGAGTCATTAACTTGAACACTTATGACTTGATTAATAAAACTGACATGGGAAATTCTAATGGTATATTCCGATTGTTTCGGAACTTGAAAATCAAAAAAACCCAAACTATCTGTTTGGGCATTGATCTCTGTATCAATCAATTGAATACCTACAGAAGCTATCCCTTCATTATTTCTAGCATCTACTATTTTTCCCTTCAAACTTTGAGTTTGTCCTAAAGTACTAAAAGGGATAAGAAATATTAAAAATAAAATGAGAACTGGACGCATGTACTGCTGGCTATTTATCAAATAGAAACGTCTTTAAGTTCCTGAATAGTATGAATTGGGTTCTCTGATTTGAAAACAAAGTTTCCAGCTACCAAAACATCTGCTCCTGCTTTCAATAATTTAGGGGCATTATCAATATTTACACCACCATCTATTTCAATTAAAGTTGAAGCATTTTGGTCTGCTATTAATTCTTTTAGTTGTCGAACTTTAGTATATGTTTGTTCAATAAATTTCTGACCTCCAAATCCTGGATTTACAGACATCATACAAACTAAATCAGTATCCTGAATCACATTTTCTAGCAATGATACATTCGTATGCGGGTTGATAGCAACTCCGGCTCTCAAGCCTAAATCTCTAATGGCTTGCAAAGTTCTATGCAAATGAGGACTAGCTTCATAGTGAACAGAAATAGTAGCTGCACCTGCATCATGAAATGCCTGAATATAATTTTCAGGTTTTTCAATCATCAAATGCACATCCAATGGCTTTTTGGCATGTTTATAAATTGCTTCACAAACGGGCAATCCAAATGAAATATTAGGAACGAAAACGCCATCCATGATGTCTACATGGATATAATCTGCTTGGCTTTCATTCAACATTTCCACATCTCTTTGCAAATTAGCAAAGTCTGCGGCTAAAACGGAAGGGGCTATTAAATGACTCATTCGGCAAAGATATAAAATTTGATTTTACCCACCACTTAAGCGGTTAAAAAAGCAGCACCAAAAACTCCGGCACTATCTCCTAGCTTTGGTTTTACAATTGGTGTTTTCATATCAGGATTGAACGTAAATTGCTTGACTGACTCAACACCTTCATCATATAGATGTGGAATATTTCCAACACCACCGCCTATAATTATCACATCAGGGTCAATTACGTTTACAATTACGGATAAGCCTTTACCAAAAAAGTGAATTAATCGATCATAGGTTTTTTGAGCAAATTCATCATCGCTTTTATCAGCTATAATGTTTTTAAGTTTTTTATCCTTTCCAGAAATTCTTTTATAATAGCGTTCTAAAGATTTTCCAGCTAGAATCGTTTCTACACAACCGTATTTTCCGCAATAGCAGTCCCCCCCATCCTCATCCAGAAAAATATGGCCCCACTCCCCTGCTATTCCGTGTTTACCATTCCAAACTTTTCCATTAATGACTAATCCACCACCAACACCTGAGCCCATAATAACTCCAAATACCACTTCCGATTTAGGAAATTGATCTTTTACAATTCCCATTTGTGTTTCAGCAACAGCAAAACAATTCGCATCATTTGCCATAAAAACAGGAATATTTAAAAGTTTTTCCAGATCTTGACGAAGAGGTTTGTGGTTAAGACTAGTGGAATTACTATTCTTTAGCAATCCACTTTCTGGGTCAGTGGAACCAGGAGTTCCTATCCCGATTGATTTTGGCTGAAAACCTATTTCTTCAGCCATTTGGCTTACCAATAATTTAATTCGCTGAGTTATATGCTCATATCCTTGATCAGCCTCAGTGTCAATTCTTTTTCTTAATAAAACCTCAGGCTTTTCTTTTGATTTTAAGATTACGCCTTCAATTTTGGTACCGCCTAAATCAATACCCCATAATGCTTTTTGATCTGCCATTTTTAATAGATTTTTTAAGGAAAACTAACAGGTATTGGTTTGCCTGCTATTTTACTTG harbors:
- a CDS encoding ROK family protein is translated as MADQKALWGIDLGGTKIEGVILKSKEKPEVLLRKRIDTEADQGYEHITQRIKLLVSQMAEEIGFQPKSIGIGTPGSTDPESGLLKNSNSTSLNHKPLRQDLEKLLNIPVFMANDANCFAVAETQMGIVKDQFPKSEVVFGVIMGSGVGGGLVINGKVWNGKHGIAGEWGHIFLDEDGGDCYCGKYGCVETILAGKSLERYYKRISGKDKKLKNIIADKSDDEFAQKTYDRLIHFFGKGLSVIVNVIDPDVIIIGGGVGNIPHLYDEGVESVKQFTFNPDMKTPIVKPKLGDSAGVFGAAFLTA
- a CDS encoding TonB-dependent receptor, whose product is MRPVLILFLIFLIPFSTLGQTQSLKGKIVDARNNEGIASVGIQLIDTEINAQTDSLGFFDFQVPKQSEYTIRISHVSFINQVISVQVNDSAMIQMQVDNLLLQQVDVSGQNNNLPKNGLQKIEPLSVNETATPFNEFNQLLTTLPGVVSNNELSSSYAVRGGNFDENLVYVNGMEIYRPFLVRAGQQEGLSFINPDLVGNIEFSAGGWEAKYGDKLSSNLLIDYKKTEETEGNINLGLLGASGYLSTQFNKKDNLLLGLRYKNAKYLFNTFETSGNYLPRFLDFQAFYNYRFSDKTTLDLLGVFAQNDYRLEPASRETDFGPFQEKLRLFVSYEGAESLSYRSFQGGARLRHLFNDNFRTSVILSAFSTSEFEYINTEGFYRLCEVDRDLSSDSFDECISLRGIGANYNYARNFLYAQVAQAIIRNDWQIQKDHLLAFGVEYKKQYVNDYLDEYEFKDSADFAQVNRVIKQENNLQATFANVYVQHEWQINNRHSLNSGIRLNYGSNTDEWLLSPRVQYQVILHSDKSGQFNFSTGLYRQYPFYRELRDFFGNITPDVRAQSALHFVGNYTKNIELWNRPFQLNSSLYYKYLYDIIPFDVDNIRLRYRPELTAEGYAYGADFRFSGEFIPDMESWFSLGLLSTRENVEEDNRGYIRRPTDQRVTAAIFFQDNFINDPTLKVNLKLQIGSGLPTGPPNSLEGRSIFIGEWYKRMDVGFSKQFMGEKIQNLKYIESFWIGLDVLNVLGVSNTISYSWIEDVSGKTFAVPNSLSARFLNLKGIVKF
- the rpe gene encoding ribulose-phosphate 3-epimerase, whose product is MSHLIAPSVLAADFANLQRDVEMLNESQADYIHVDIMDGVFVPNISFGLPVCEAIYKHAKKPLDVHLMIEKPENYIQAFHDAGAATISVHYEASPHLHRTLQAIRDLGLRAGVAINPHTNVSLLENVIQDTDLVCMMSVNPGFGGQKFIEQTYTKVRQLKELIADQNASTLIEIDGGVNIDNAPKLLKAGADVLVAGNFVFKSENPIHTIQELKDVSI